In a single window of the Petrotoga olearia DSM 13574 genome:
- a CDS encoding epoxyqueuosine reductase QueH translates to MKIFLHVCCAPDLTVSYRKLVEQGYDPVVFFYNPNIYPAQEYSKRLNEVKKLSDIWGFQLYEGDYEPDKFLEKIKRRENSLTANEENTLNRCYECMKLRLEKAKAEAKRLNFSMYSTTLLASPRKSHSDILEITNDLGKEDNPTFKYVNFRSNNGVHMAATICKTYNIYRQNYCGCSFSLNESKRYEEQSKQKNYKSLVELIGEELTQKYFKYYKKDLLRIPQDIPAKLLENVGLNFLKYLKPQIILMKKEIAQDFNIVTSSRYKIDNWKGKVILW, encoded by the coding sequence TTGAAGATTTTCTTACATGTTTGTTGTGCACCTGATCTAACGGTTTCTTATAGGAAATTAGTAGAACAGGGATACGATCCCGTTGTGTTTTTTTATAACCCGAATATTTATCCTGCTCAAGAATATTCAAAAAGGTTGAATGAGGTTAAGAAGTTAAGTGATATTTGGGGTTTTCAACTCTACGAAGGAGATTATGAACCTGATAAGTTTTTAGAAAAGATAAAAAGGAGGGAAAACAGCCTCACGGCAAATGAGGAAAACACCCTCAATAGATGTTATGAATGCATGAAATTGAGGCTTGAAAAGGCGAAAGCTGAAGCTAAACGGTTGAATTTTTCTATGTATTCAACGACTCTTCTTGCTTCCCCTCGAAAGTCTCACAGCGATATTTTAGAAATAACGAACGATTTAGGCAAAGAAGATAATCCTACTTTTAAGTATGTAAATTTCAGGTCCAATAACGGAGTTCATATGGCGGCAACAATATGTAAGACTTACAATATCTACCGTCAAAATTACTGTGGTTGTTCTTTTTCTTTGAATGAATCAAAAAGATATGAAGAACAGTCTAAGCAAAAAAATTACAAGAGTTTAGTTGAGTTAATTGGCGAAGAATTAACTCAAAAATACTTTAAATATTACAAAAAAGACTTGCTTAGAATTCCACAAGATATTCCAGCAAAACTTTTAGAAAATGTTGGATTAAACTTTTTGAAATATTTGAAACCTCAAATCATCTTAATGAAAAAGGAAATAGCCCAAGATTTTAACATCGTTACAAGTTCCAGATACAAGATCGATAACTGGAAAGGGAAAGTAATATTATGGTGA
- a CDS encoding ComEA family DNA-binding protein, with amino-acid sequence MRKKLLFPVLSIILIFLLGILALDQYQVGEEAASNRWQENKIDLLSASVEELIRLPGIGPAKAQAIINYRQEKGFREIEDIMNVSGIGEKTFSNIKDYIYLSEVVYEIVDDKININEASSEELESLPGIGKVSAQKIIEYRAIKRINSLDDLGKIGIPSSTIEKIEGKIVF; translated from the coding sequence ATGAGAAAAAAGCTTCTTTTCCCAGTGTTAAGTATAATTTTAATCTTTTTACTCGGGATTTTAGCTCTTGATCAATATCAGGTGGGTGAAGAAGCTGCATCTAACCGTTGGCAGGAAAATAAAATTGATCTTTTATCCGCATCAGTTGAAGAGTTGATCAGATTACCTGGAATAGGACCCGCCAAGGCACAGGCTATCATAAATTATAGGCAAGAGAAAGGCTTTAGAGAAATAGAGGACATTATGAACGTTTCTGGGATCGGAGAAAAAACATTTTCAAATATTAAAGATTATATTTATCTTTCAGAGGTTGTTTATGAAATAGTGGATGATAAAATAAATATAAATGAAGCATCTAGTGAAGAATTAGAAAGTTTGCCAGGAATAGGAAAAGTATCAGCACAGAAAATAATTGAGTATAGGGCTATTAAACGTATAAACTCTTTAGATGATCTGGGGAAAATTGGTATTCCATCTTCTACGATAGAAAAAATAGAAGGGAAGATAGTATTTTGA
- a CDS encoding DUF342 domain-containing protein, whose translation MAKYDLRISEDGMVASLKLIDDGRPPTIGGIKSFLKEKGLVVGIKPEVIEEIVSEPKYDKEYPIAYGIPPKVGKDAQLIFQQNIVEKLNNENSYVDLKESSQLIIVKSGDILAEIIPPSIGEPGKTVRGEKIEGIQGKDLKLKLGNNVVVNNNKIISKIDGKFLSKEASNGEISLDVSDEHKIDGNIDYSTGNVRFPGKLIITGDVKSGFFVEATSYLEIKGVVESATVFCEGEANIFGIKGAGKSSIKAKILRCNYIENANVEAEEAIIVKTAIVNSNIKAGKHVIIEGGTGKISGGYTLATNLIEAEILGSEMGVRTVCEVGVLPDLNEELIKLEQKIALDTENLRKLSSIIKGIQILKEKGKADEKRIEYYRKCFNTYKILISELKTDKEKLEEIKNKIQSSRESAFIIAKKVVHPGTEIIIHKKKFIPTKPMTKVVFKLDGEEIVPHGYQEETNVPR comes from the coding sequence ATGGCTAAATATGATCTGCGAATCTCTGAAGATGGTATGGTGGCATCTTTAAAACTAATAGACGATGGACGACCACCTACTATTGGCGGAATAAAATCTTTCCTAAAAGAGAAAGGTTTGGTAGTAGGGATAAAACCAGAAGTTATTGAAGAAATTGTCTCTGAACCCAAATATGATAAGGAATATCCTATCGCGTATGGAATACCCCCCAAGGTTGGGAAAGATGCACAGTTAATCTTTCAGCAGAATATTGTAGAAAAGCTCAACAATGAAAATAGCTATGTTGACCTAAAAGAAAGTAGCCAATTGATAATCGTAAAAAGTGGAGACATACTGGCAGAGATAATTCCTCCGAGTATAGGAGAACCTGGGAAAACCGTACGCGGAGAAAAAATCGAAGGTATTCAAGGGAAAGATTTAAAACTAAAACTTGGCAATAACGTAGTAGTAAATAACAATAAAATAATATCAAAGATAGATGGAAAGTTTCTCAGTAAAGAAGCGTCGAATGGTGAGATAAGTTTAGATGTTTCAGACGAACACAAGATAGATGGGAATATAGACTACTCTACAGGTAATGTTCGCTTTCCAGGAAAGTTGATTATCACCGGAGATGTTAAATCGGGGTTTTTTGTTGAGGCTACTTCTTATTTAGAGATCAAGGGTGTGGTTGAATCTGCTACGGTATTTTGTGAAGGAGAAGCTAATATATTCGGAATAAAAGGTGCAGGAAAAAGTTCTATAAAGGCAAAAATTTTGAGGTGCAATTACATTGAAAACGCCAATGTTGAAGCAGAAGAAGCCATAATTGTTAAAACAGCCATCGTTAATTCTAATATAAAAGCAGGTAAACACGTCATTATTGAAGGTGGTACTGGAAAGATTTCAGGTGGATATACCTTAGCTACCAACCTCATCGAAGCGGAAATATTGGGAAGCGAAATGGGTGTCAGAACTGTTTGTGAGGTGGGTGTTTTACCTGATCTAAATGAAGAATTAATCAAATTAGAACAAAAAATTGCACTTGATACTGAAAATCTTAGGAAACTTAGTTCTATAATCAAAGGGATCCAAATTTTAAAAGAAAAAGGTAAAGCAGACGAAAAGAGGATAGAATACTACAGGAAATGTTTTAACACCTATAAAATTCTTATATCAGAGCTAAAAACAGATAAAGAAAAACTGGAGGAGATTAAAAATAAAATTCAATCTTCAAGAGAATCTGCATTTATTATCGCAAAAAAAGTAGTACACCCGGGAACTGAAATAATCATACATAAGAAAAAATTTATACCCACAAAGCCGATGACAAAGGTAGTTTTTAAACTTGATGGTGAAGAGATAGTTCCTCACGGTTATCAAGAGGAAACAAATGTTCCCAGATAA